The following are encoded together in the Vigna unguiculata cultivar IT97K-499-35 chromosome 2, ASM411807v1, whole genome shotgun sequence genome:
- the LOC114169146 gene encoding uncharacterized protein LOC114169146: MKQRKEESEGDVYESMAEVVPRSPVPPPPPPPLPKFSKPKPEESVTNREIAKFWRQKRIEEEDHLLAAIKAAARLRARNLTEQDYQRFELSLNTDSDHDETEKETVKWKAETNVHSKVAKEQEVRVGIKDWWTKSKYAYLNQPAIDSMDLPKKRSSTYVPNFLSYKPKPLYASAIGVF, from the exons ATGAAGCAGAGAAAGGAAGAATCAGAAGGTGATGTTTATGAATCAATGGCGGAGGTGGTTCCTAGGTCACCGGTtccgccgccgccgccaccTCCACTTCCGAAATTCTCAAAACCGAAGCCAGAAGAGAGTGTAACAAACCGAGAAATTGCCAAGTTTTGGAGGCAAAAGAGGATCGAGGAAGAGGACCACCTCCTTGCTGCTATCAAAGCTGCTGCTAGACTCCGTGCACGCAATCTCACG GAGCAAGATTATCAGAGATTCGAGTTGTCCCTGAACACCGATAGTGACCACGATGAAACCGAGAAAGAGACTGTGAAATGGAAAGCAGAGACAAATGTTCATAGCAAAGTTGCTAAGGAGCAAGAAGTGCGCGTTGGAATCAAGGATTG GTGGACAAAAAGCAAATATGCGTATTTGAATCAACCGGCCATAGATTCCATGGATCTTCCTAAGAAACGAAGCTCTACCTATGTTCCCAATTTTCTCTCTTACAAGCCCAAGCCTTTGTATGCTTCTGCTATTGGTGTCTTTTAA